The following are encoded together in the Candidatus Cloacimonas sp. genome:
- a CDS encoding C25 family cysteine peptidase, whose translation MKTSKIAVLILMCMVSVLFAESFLPAEKPLRVVSQDAEKIKLQLQVPELQIEATERSVFKALSMPGASVTAETGYPELPVFSAWIAIPPKGDIEVKVTGGEVITKQGLVPKPVFATEEQESSFAYNRAAYSSASLYPASSYNYSEPQVIRDFRVVQINLNPVQYLAETQELKIQKQLDIEIEIKDRPGSNEMENYNGYSYAFTNLYESMIANFAYYRDAMMAPQSARILLIYGNNTDAIFIAKLNEFVTWKRQKGYEVNIASTVETGGSSTQAIHNYIQSQYNNPSTRPDFIILLGDTNGSYAIPTYTEQMSSYGGKGDYPYTFLVGNDYLGDAFIGRISAENLSQLDVLFAKIYAVEKNINVSGNAGAWLNKMLLIGDTSQSGISTIYVNKFIKEMAVRTNPDYTFLENYASGFPTYINSGINQGVSFFNYRGYINMSGWEPSGSLINGNKLPHSTILTCGTGNFENGTATTESFIRLGTSAAPAGAITAIGMSTSGTHTTFNNCLNAGIYDGIFTYGMHSMGEALLNAKLYIKKVYGSVHDNEANYFAHWCNLMGDPTVEVFTQIPDVFNLTCADSLALGSNLLDVEVTDSFGAGVENATVTLSSSGQNFIVGKGFTDSEGKATLNISGGILNELTVTVSKHNFKPLQKVVSIDTNGSLVYLSKIIIDDGTNGSYGNGDSFATAGETIALNLEIKNTTAAAISSTTAVLSADDPYITILNSESSFGAINSNATLWSNSVFTFSIVNNIPAQHSVRFTLQLTTADRNVYTIVFHTVIYNAMPIVQNYFVTAGSDSFLDPGEAGLLSLTIKNNSIAPVFDLYGELSSLNDLLTVSDSTSYIGSILGNSLGNTVEGFTVFARALLIPGMQMPLRLHLYNEWGFDQYTDFNIQIGQVNSHTPLGPDAYGYFIYDITDTAYPDCPVYNWIEINPSLGGAGTKITAFSDPGTTGDEGDQTGAVTLQQINLPFTFPFYGIDYNQITVCVNGFIVMGFTANGEFRNYHLPGGYGPSPMLAPFWDDLCLISDAGIYQYYDSQNHYFIIEYYKMRNGYNRSSLETFEVIFYDPVFYPTSMGQGMVKFQYQDFNNVDIGQGGYSPTHGNFCTIGIKDHTNAVGLEYSFNNQYANAAATITSSSALLITTAPVLYEAPHLILKEVIINDANRNQIAEPGEEIEVGVELLNMGINTATQVQLIASCESINATLINAVSNYNNIAGDSTAVNNTPLILQIGDTCPDNTDISLSLHISIVNNSWDIPVHFTVHKADIQYTGMYMNDSNSGNGNGLIEPGETLDLIVNFVNNTPVSATNISGTITCLSEFVTIHNSSCIISSLPAGAICQAVYNITVSSNVIVGNNLTFYLTYLADLTSVHNEQFLLSIGTTGMNADFENNNGNFVPNPVSNGWEWGVSSVAGAHSGTNVWGTRLNSQYPNYANYQLTTPAVYIGTNFMLEFWHYYNTEASYDGGNVKISTNGGSSWILITPEGGYPTTGISALSGPGYDGNSGGWVFARFNLSGYANQNVQFRFTFASDGGVTGDGWFIDDVRTTGFIEFAGNVSGIVTSGNPDIDFSKVNVQNANSWITHPDAEGHYTIYLPIGVHSLSACAGGYRDSTSSAITISLANPSAQQDFYLGYFAPVTGLSASVSNSVLTLSWNPPELTEYPLMHYEIFRRINAGTFASVAITALPFYTETFENLGTDYYFYVVCVYEQGSSLPCEILHYHYLTDNEDPENPALVTRLLNNYPNPFNPETIIRFTLKESAPTRISVFNIKGQLVNTLVNGVLPAGMHQIVWNGKDNYNRNVASGMYFYRLESKNYSCVKKMLLMK comes from the coding sequence ATGAAAACAAGCAAAATCGCCGTTCTAATTCTGATGTGTATGGTCAGTGTGTTATTTGCCGAATCATTTCTCCCTGCAGAAAAACCGCTTAGAGTGGTTTCTCAGGATGCAGAAAAAATAAAGCTGCAGTTGCAGGTTCCCGAATTGCAGATTGAAGCTACGGAAAGAAGCGTTTTTAAAGCTCTAAGTATGCCGGGTGCAAGTGTTACAGCCGAAACAGGTTATCCTGAATTGCCTGTTTTTTCCGCCTGGATTGCTATTCCTCCTAAAGGAGATATTGAAGTAAAAGTTACCGGTGGCGAAGTTATTACAAAACAGGGTTTAGTGCCCAAACCGGTTTTTGCTACAGAAGAGCAGGAGTCCTCTTTTGCTTATAACAGAGCTGCTTATAGCAGTGCTTCTTTATATCCGGCAAGCAGTTATAACTACAGTGAACCACAAGTTATCCGTGATTTCAGGGTAGTGCAGATTAATCTTAATCCGGTTCAATATCTGGCAGAAACGCAGGAACTGAAAATACAGAAACAGCTGGACATAGAAATTGAGATTAAAGATAGACCTGGCAGCAACGAGATGGAGAATTACAATGGCTATTCTTATGCGTTCACCAATCTGTATGAATCAATGATTGCCAATTTTGCTTATTACCGGGATGCAATGATGGCTCCTCAATCTGCCAGAATATTACTTATTTACGGAAACAATACGGATGCTATTTTTATTGCCAAACTGAATGAATTTGTTACCTGGAAAAGGCAGAAGGGCTATGAAGTGAACATTGCAAGCACAGTTGAAACCGGGGGAAGTTCTACCCAAGCGATACATAATTACATTCAATCTCAATATAATAATCCTTCAACGCGTCCCGATTTTATTATCCTTTTAGGTGATACAAACGGAAGTTATGCTATTCCTACATATACTGAACAAATGTCCAGTTATGGAGGTAAAGGGGATTATCCCTATACTTTTTTAGTTGGTAACGACTATTTGGGAGATGCTTTTATCGGTAGAATCTCAGCGGAAAACCTTAGTCAGCTGGATGTGCTGTTTGCCAAAATTTACGCCGTGGAAAAGAATATCAATGTATCAGGAAATGCAGGTGCCTGGTTGAATAAAATGTTGCTGATTGGAGACACCAGTCAAAGCGGAATTTCTACCATCTATGTAAATAAATTCATCAAGGAAATGGCTGTTAGAACCAATCCCGATTATACTTTTCTGGAGAATTATGCCAGCGGTTTTCCCACATATATTAATAGCGGTATTAACCAGGGCGTATCCTTTTTTAATTATCGCGGTTATATTAATATGAGCGGTTGGGAACCTTCCGGCAGTTTAATCAATGGCAATAAGCTTCCTCATTCTACAATTCTTACCTGCGGTACCGGTAATTTTGAAAACGGTACTGCCACAACTGAATCATTTATCCGTTTAGGAACTTCAGCAGCTCCTGCAGGAGCAATAACAGCAATCGGAATGTCCACAAGTGGAACTCATACTACTTTTAACAATTGTTTGAATGCGGGAATTTATGACGGGATTTTTACTTATGGAATGCACAGTATGGGAGAAGCGCTGTTAAATGCCAAATTGTATATTAAAAAGGTCTATGGTTCGGTTCACGATAATGAAGCAAATTATTTTGCCCATTGGTGTAATTTAATGGGAGACCCTACAGTGGAGGTCTTTACTCAAATTCCTGATGTTTTTAACCTCACTTGTGCCGATAGTTTAGCTTTGGGCAGTAATCTCTTGGATGTGGAGGTGACAGATTCTTTCGGAGCGGGAGTTGAAAATGCCACTGTAACACTTTCCAGCTCTGGACAGAATTTTATTGTAGGCAAAGGTTTTACGGATAGCGAAGGAAAAGCAACGCTCAATATTTCAGGAGGGATTTTAAATGAGCTGACCGTTACTGTTTCCAAGCACAATTTCAAACCCCTCCAGAAAGTTGTGAGCATTGATACTAACGGTTCACTGGTGTATCTCAGCAAAATAATTATTGATGACGGCACTAACGGAAGTTACGGGAATGGCGATAGTTTTGCTACTGCTGGAGAAACCATAGCTCTAAACCTGGAAATTAAAAATACTACTGCAGCTGCCATCTCTTCCACTACTGCCGTTCTATCAGCTGATGATCCTTATATCACCATTTTAAATTCTGAAAGCAGTTTTGGGGCAATTAACAGTAATGCTACGCTTTGGTCTAATTCTGTTTTTACTTTCAGTATTGTAAACAACATTCCTGCTCAGCATAGTGTGCGTTTTACTTTGCAATTAACAACAGCTGACCGGAATGTATATACTATAGTGTTTCACACGGTTATTTATAATGCTATGCCGATTGTGCAGAATTATTTTGTAACTGCCGGAAGTGATAGTTTTCTTGATCCTGGTGAAGCCGGTTTGCTTTCTTTAACTATTAAAAATAACTCTATAGCTCCTGTCTTTGATTTATATGGCGAATTATCTTCTTTGAATGATTTGCTTACGGTTTCGGATTCTACATCTTATATCGGTTCTATTTTGGGTAACAGTTTGGGTAACACAGTGGAAGGTTTTACTGTTTTTGCCCGCGCTTTATTGATTCCCGGAATGCAAATGCCTTTGCGTTTGCATCTCTATAACGAATGGGGTTTTGATCAATATACCGATTTCAATATTCAAATAGGACAGGTTAATTCGCACACTCCTTTAGGACCTGATGCTTATGGCTATTTTATTTATGACATAACCGATACCGCATATCCTGATTGTCCTGTTTATAACTGGATAGAAATCAATCCTTCTCTGGGGGGAGCGGGAACAAAAATTACCGCTTTTTCCGATCCCGGTACTACAGGTGACGAAGGAGATCAAACCGGGGCGGTTACTTTACAGCAAATAAATTTACCGTTCACTTTTCCTTTTTACGGCATTGACTACAATCAAATTACAGTTTGCGTAAATGGCTTTATTGTTATGGGATTCACCGCAAATGGCGAATTTCGGAACTATCATCTTCCCGGTGGCTACGGACCTTCACCAATGCTTGCTCCTTTCTGGGATGATCTTTGTTTGATTAGTGATGCTGGAATATATCAATATTATGATAGCCAGAATCATTATTTTATAATTGAATATTACAAAATGCGCAATGGCTATAACCGTTCTTCTCTGGAGACCTTTGAAGTTATTTTTTATGATCCTGTTTTCTATCCTACCTCAATGGGGCAGGGAATGGTTAAATTTCAGTATCAGGATTTTAATAATGTTGATATCGGGCAGGGAGGATACTCTCCTACTCATGGCAATTTCTGCACTATCGGAATTAAAGATCATACCAATGCCGTTGGTCTGGAATATAGTTTTAACAATCAATATGCCAATGCAGCAGCTACTATAACAAGTTCTTCTGCATTGCTGATTACTACTGCTCCGGTTTTATATGAGGCACCGCATCTAATTCTAAAAGAAGTAATTATCAATGATGCCAATCGGAATCAAATAGCTGAACCGGGAGAAGAAATTGAGGTAGGTGTGGAATTGTTGAATATGGGAATAAATACCGCTACTCAAGTTCAGCTGATTGCATCCTGTGAAAGCATAAATGCTACGCTTATTAATGCTGTTAGCAACTATAATAATATTGCAGGGGATTCCACCGCAGTCAATAATACTCCGCTTATTCTTCAAATTGGTGATACTTGTCCCGATAACACTGATATTTCCCTTTCTTTGCATATCAGCATTGTAAATAACAGCTGGGATATTCCTGTTCATTTTACTGTGCATAAAGCAGATATTCAATATACCGGAATGTATATGAATGATAGTAATTCGGGAAATGGAAACGGGCTTATTGAACCAGGTGAAACGCTGGATTTGATAGTCAATTTTGTTAATAATACTCCTGTTTCTGCTACTAATATAAGCGGGACAATCACTTGTCTTTCGGAATTTGTTACTATTCATAACAGTTCCTGCATTATTTCTTCATTACCTGCAGGGGCAATATGTCAGGCAGTGTATAATATTACTGTTTCTTCAAATGTGATTGTAGGGAATAATTTAACCTTCTATCTTACCTATTTGGCTGATCTTACCAGCGTGCATAATGAACAATTTTTATTGAGCATAGGGACTACCGGAATGAATGCTGATTTTGAAAATAATAACGGCAATTTTGTTCCCAATCCTGTATCCAACGGTTGGGAATGGGGTGTTTCTTCCGTTGCCGGAGCTCATTCCGGAACTAATGTTTGGGGAACCCGCTTGAATAGTCAATATCCTAATTATGCTAATTATCAGCTAACAACTCCAGCTGTTTATATCGGCACCAATTTTATGCTGGAATTTTGGCATTATTACAATACAGAAGCAAGTTATGATGGAGGAAATGTAAAAATTTCCACTAATGGCGGCTCAAGCTGGATTTTAATTACCCCTGAAGGAGGATATCCTACCACAGGGATAAGTGCTTTAAGCGGACCGGGTTATGACGGAAACAGCGGCGGATGGGTTTTTGCGCGTTTCAATTTAAGCGGTTATGCCAATCAAAATGTTCAATTCCGTTTCACTTTTGCCAGCGATGGGGGTGTTACGGGAGATGGATGGTTTATAGATGATGTTCGTACTACAGGTTTTATTGAATTTGCAGGAAATGTCTCCGGAATAGTAACAAGTGGAAATCCCGATATTGATTTTAGTAAAGTAAATGTGCAAAATGCTAATTCCTGGATTACTCATCCTGATGCGGAAGGGCATTATACTATCTATCTACCTATCGGTGTGCATTCTTTATCAGCTTGCGCAGGTGGCTATCGGGATTCAACTTCCTCAGCGATTACGATTTCTTTGGCAAATCCTTCTGCCCAGCAGGATTTTTATCTGGGTTATTTTGCTCCTGTTACAGGACTTTCGGCAAGCGTTTCCAACAGTGTTTTAACCCTTAGCTGGAATCCTCCGGAACTAACGGAATATCCTTTAATGCACTATGAAATCTTCCGCAGAATTAATGCCGGCACTTTTGCATCCGTAGCAATTACTGCTTTGCCTTTTTATACCGAGACCTTTGAGAACTTGGGGACGGACTATTATTTCTATGTGGTATGTGTTTATGAACAAGGCAGCAGCTTGCCATGCGAAATTTTGCACTACCATTATCTCACTGATAATGAAGACCCGGAAAATCCTGCCCTCGTTACCCGATTGCTCAATAACTATCCCAATCCTTTCAATCCTGAAACCATAATCAGATTCACTTTGAAAGAATCAGCACCGACAAGAATTTCCGTGTTCAATATTAAAGGGCAATTGGTGAATACTCTGGTTAACGGCGTTTTACCTGCCGGAATGCATCAAATTGTTTGGAACGGGAAAGATAATTACAACCGTAATGTTGCTTCAGGAATGTATTTCTACCGTTTGGAGAGCAAAAACTATAGCTGCGTAAAGAAAATGTTGCTGATGAAATAA